The Spirochaeta isovalerica genome includes a window with the following:
- a CDS encoding 3-oxoacid CoA-transferase subunit B: MFEYKEDKTKIAKRIARIFKDGDYVNLGIGLPTLVGNYVPEDVHIVLQSENGFLGLGEAPGEENFNPDIVNAGGVPCTIIEGACFFDSATSFGIIRGGHLDYTVLGVLEADQEGNLANYMIPGKMVPGMGGAMDLLTGAKKVIAATVHFDKKGNSKMVHSCSLPLTAKGEVDIIVTDLGMFEVKEGNFILKEYFAPATPEWIVENTRGNIVIDPECREFKF, translated from the coding sequence ATGTTCGAATACAAAGAAGATAAAACCAAAATAGCCAAAAGAATCGCCAGAATTTTTAAAGACGGCGACTATGTCAATCTGGGTATCGGCCTCCCGACTCTCGTGGGTAATTATGTTCCGGAGGATGTTCATATCGTCCTGCAGTCGGAAAACGGGTTTCTGGGACTGGGTGAAGCACCGGGCGAAGAGAATTTTAATCCCGATATTGTCAATGCCGGCGGCGTTCCCTGCACTATCATTGAAGGGGCCTGTTTTTTCGATTCCGCAACATCCTTCGGCATTATCCGGGGCGGACATCTGGATTACACTGTGCTCGGCGTACTTGAGGCTGACCAGGAGGGGAATCTGGCCAACTACATGATTCCCGGCAAAATGGTACCGGGGATGGGCGGGGCCATGGACCTTCTGACAGGTGCCAAAAAAGTCATCGCCGCCACTGTCCACTTCGATAAAAAAGGAAATTCAAAGATGGTCCACTCCTGCTCTCTTCCTCTGACGGCAAAAGGAGAGGTGGATATTATCGTAACGGACCTGGGAATGTTCGAAGTGAAAGAGGGTAACTTTATTCTCAAGGAATATTTCGCACCGGCTACACCCGAATGGATTGTCGAAAATACCCGGGGGAATATCGTCATCGACCCCGAATGCCGGGAATTCAAGTTCTGA
- a CDS encoding ferritin family protein: MKEIIVEEILNYSKKIELESYSFYKESAAVLKEENLHDLAEELAEEEMGHYNRLNQLLEGIKASEEEMNTRVQIAKAHYETLVATRQMPDDPSVADILEIAYQREVDTKAVYTSLSTITNLSDEIIRVFTDLMNQEEGHASRIKGLMKKHQA; the protein is encoded by the coding sequence ATGAAAGAAATAATCGTTGAAGAAATCCTCAATTATTCCAAAAAAATTGAGCTTGAATCCTATAGTTTCTATAAAGAGAGCGCCGCAGTGCTCAAAGAAGAAAATCTTCATGATCTGGCTGAAGAGCTGGCGGAAGAAGAGATGGGGCATTACAACAGACTGAATCAGCTTCTTGAGGGGATAAAAGCGTCGGAAGAGGAGATGAACACACGGGTTCAGATTGCCAAGGCCCATTACGAAACGCTGGTCGCCACCAGACAGATGCCCGATGATCCGTCTGTCGCCGATATTCTGGAAATCGCCTATCAGAGAGAGGTGGATACTAAAGCGGTTTACACTTCGCTTTCAACCATTACCAATCTTTCGGATGAAATTATCAGGGTTTTTACAGATCTTATGAATCAGGAAGAAGGGCATGCCAGCAGAATCAAAGGCCTGATGAAAAAACACCAGGCTTAA
- a CDS encoding FAD-dependent oxidoreductase has translation MIKHEIIVIGGGPAGITLAKMLGKRVAVVRPEKASMIYCALPYAIEGIISHGDTLKSDNLVTGSGASLIRDTVAEVDWDNKILRMESGEEYGYEKLIIATGAVPFIPPIPGRDLKGVMGFKTEKDLAVVNHIVSTGLDRAVVVGAGAIGIELAQALNHRGVEVELVDLEDSVLPNLIDRDMQDLLYKELDGQGVKIHLGVKVTEVKGTEEAEGVILDNGDVLPATLVVFAVGAVAEVSLFKDTALKMDRGGIIVNDKMETNLDNVYAVGDCTQFTSGITGEVTPGKLATNAVPMAKVLGFNLKGQDRRYPGFFNGAATKVGTFFVGGTGLSEKAALKAGFDVVSGYSAVTTKFPIIPGAENKQMKLVADRKTHRVLGAQIISKEPVVGRIDLLTYAIQKESTVEDLSALSYASQPHQSFYPAANIVVLAAEDIRKKLA, from the coding sequence ATGATAAAACACGAAATAATTGTTATCGGGGGTGGTCCCGCCGGAATCACTCTGGCAAAAATGCTTGGCAAGAGAGTCGCAGTCGTCAGACCGGAAAAAGCCAGTATGATCTACTGTGCCTTACCTTATGCCATCGAGGGGATCATATCCCACGGCGATACTTTGAAGAGCGACAATCTTGTAACCGGATCGGGTGCGTCTCTCATCAGAGACACAGTTGCAGAGGTCGATTGGGATAATAAAATCCTCAGAATGGAGTCCGGTGAAGAATATGGATATGAAAAACTGATCATCGCAACGGGAGCCGTTCCCTTCATTCCTCCCATTCCCGGAAGAGACCTGAAAGGAGTCATGGGGTTCAAAACGGAAAAGGATCTGGCTGTCGTTAATCATATTGTCAGTACCGGACTGGACCGCGCGGTCGTTGTCGGAGCCGGGGCAATCGGTATCGAGCTGGCGCAGGCTCTGAATCACAGAGGTGTGGAAGTGGAGCTGGTTGACCTTGAAGATTCGGTTCTTCCCAATCTTATAGATAGGGATATGCAGGACCTTCTCTACAAGGAGCTCGACGGACAGGGGGTCAAAATCCATCTGGGCGTAAAGGTTACGGAAGTGAAGGGGACCGAAGAAGCGGAAGGTGTCATTCTTGATAATGGCGATGTTCTGCCGGCAACGCTGGTCGTCTTTGCCGTCGGAGCCGTTGCGGAAGTGAGCCTTTTTAAGGACACGGCCCTGAAAATGGACAGAGGCGGTATCATCGTCAATGATAAAATGGAAACCAATCTGGATAATGTGTATGCCGTGGGAGACTGTACGCAGTTTACCAGCGGGATTACCGGCGAAGTGACTCCGGGTAAACTGGCGACAAATGCCGTTCCCATGGCAAAAGTTCTGGGATTCAACTTAAAGGGACAGGACCGCCGTTATCCCGGTTTCTTCAACGGGGCGGCAACCAAAGTTGGCACCTTTTTCGTCGGAGGAACGGGGTTAAGTGAAAAAGCGGCTCTTAAAGCCGGTTTCGATGTGGTTTCGGGTTACAGCGCAGTCACAACCAAATTTCCTATCATTCCCGGAGCAGAAAACAAACAGATGAAACTCGTTGCCGACAGGAAAACCCATAGAGTCCTGGGAGCTCAGATTATCAGCAAAGAGCCGGTTGTCGGGCGTATCGATCTTTTAACATATGCCATTCAGAAAGAATCGACAGTGGAGGACCTCTCTGCTTTGAGCTATGCTTCACAGCCCCATCAGTCTTTCTATCCGGCTGCCAATATAGTCGTGCTTGCCGCTGAAGATATCAGAAAAAAACTGGCTTGA
- a CDS encoding radical SAM protein, with protein MYKYLFGPVPSRRLGVSLGVDLVPHKVCSLDCVYCEVGRTTDLTLERREYFPADEIKSELKSWFSRNPDPQYITFSGSGEPTLNTALPEIIRYIKKLRPAVPVAMLTNGTLLSDKNVREALLECHIVLPSLDGATQPVFEDINRPASGLKIEDCIEGLIHFRKEYSGEIRLEVFILPGYNDGEWELTALKKAILKIQPDSVQLNSLDRPGVLPGLRKASTEELEKVISFWKLDNVEIISKPADRKNVPSYKSEAGKTILDTISRRPCTSDDLREILGIHVNELNKYLDVLESDGQIESVREERGLFYKLKKR; from the coding sequence ATGTATAAATATCTTTTCGGTCCGGTCCCCTCGAGAAGACTTGGTGTTTCCCTCGGTGTTGATCTAGTTCCGCACAAAGTCTGTTCTCTCGATTGCGTCTACTGCGAAGTCGGCAGGACAACGGACCTGACCCTGGAAAGGCGTGAGTATTTTCCCGCTGATGAGATAAAATCGGAGCTAAAGTCGTGGTTCAGCCGGAATCCCGATCCGCAATATATCACATTTTCCGGATCAGGCGAGCCGACTCTCAATACGGCTCTCCCCGAAATTATCCGTTATATAAAAAAACTGCGTCCCGCTGTCCCTGTTGCAATGCTGACAAACGGCACATTGCTGAGTGATAAAAATGTCCGTGAAGCTCTTCTTGAATGCCATATTGTTCTTCCCTCTCTCGATGGAGCGACACAGCCGGTTTTTGAAGACATAAACCGCCCTGCTTCAGGTCTGAAGATCGAAGACTGCATTGAGGGGCTGATTCATTTCAGAAAAGAATACTCTGGAGAAATCCGGCTGGAGGTTTTTATTCTGCCGGGATACAACGATGGAGAGTGGGAGTTGACGGCTTTGAAAAAAGCGATTTTGAAAATTCAGCCCGACAGTGTTCAGCTGAACAGTCTGGACAGACCGGGTGTCCTCCCCGGGCTCAGAAAAGCATCGACAGAAGAACTGGAAAAGGTCATATCTTTCTGGAAACTCGATAACGTTGAGATCATTTCAAAACCGGCGGATAGAAAAAATGTTCCGTCCTATAAATCGGAAGCGGGGAAAACAATCCTGGATACGATTTCCCGGCGCCCCTGTACATCTGATGATCTCAGAGAGATTCTCGGTATCCATGTTAATGAGTTGAATAAGTATCTCGATGTTCTGGAAAGCGATGGACAAATAGAATCGGTAAGGGAAGAAAGGGGCTTATTCTATAAGTTGAAAAAAAGATAA
- a CDS encoding glycoside hydrolase family 3 protein has protein sequence MNKKLIPLLILLTALFSCRTIDTGDSVTEKPLEPFTEKREEAAEPEQRDPVLAYMSTLSLEEKIGQMIIINARDISNSRSLLEVDSFLKDRLEFIRPGGVILFGGNLSTIPQTLELIGGLQEISRTPMFISADVEGGKINRLTASESLHATALPSNGDIGRMDSEDAVTMKARIIGREMSALGINMDFAPVADVLSNSENTVIGERSFGSDPQIVGEMVAQTVKILMEENVIPVIKHFPGHGDTVADTHLGSVSVQHDLSRLKSLELIPFKMGIDSGSPAVMTAHIQVPEVTGNDLPSTLSSRIISGLLRKELGFSGLTVTDSMGMGAITRRWEPGEAAVLAVEAGIDLILNPQSPEEAFEALVQACREGRLTPERIDESVYRIISVKMDFNIMDDSGQYVYMSDRTINPETLLGSEEHKYFLHN, from the coding sequence ATGAATAAAAAGCTTATTCCTCTTCTGATTCTGCTCACCGCTTTGTTTTCCTGCCGGACAATTGATACAGGGGATTCTGTGACAGAAAAGCCTTTGGAACCGTTTACAGAAAAGCGGGAAGAAGCTGCAGAGCCTGAACAGAGGGATCCTGTTCTCGCTTATATGAGCACGCTTTCTCTGGAAGAAAAAATCGGACAGATGATTATTATCAATGCCAGAGATATCTCCAACTCCCGATCGCTTCTGGAAGTGGATTCTTTCCTCAAAGATAGACTTGAGTTCATCAGGCCCGGGGGAGTTATTCTCTTCGGAGGCAATCTGAGTACCATTCCCCAGACCCTGGAGCTCATCGGCGGATTGCAGGAAATCAGCCGCACGCCCATGTTTATCTCCGCCGATGTGGAAGGCGGAAAAATCAACCGGTTAACAGCCAGCGAAAGCCTTCATGCTACCGCTCTGCCTTCCAATGGAGATATAGGGCGAATGGACTCCGAAGATGCTGTGACAATGAAAGCCCGCATAATAGGCCGGGAGATGTCGGCACTGGGTATAAATATGGACTTTGCCCCCGTGGCCGATGTTCTTTCAAACAGTGAAAATACAGTAATCGGAGAAAGATCATTCGGTTCCGACCCGCAGATTGTCGGAGAAATGGTAGCTCAGACAGTCAAAATCCTTATGGAGGAAAATGTCATCCCGGTTATTAAACATTTCCCCGGACATGGCGATACGGTTGCCGATACCCATCTGGGGTCCGTTTCGGTGCAGCACGACCTCAGCCGCTTAAAGAGTCTGGAACTCATTCCCTTTAAAATGGGTATAGATTCGGGATCTCCCGCTGTTATGACAGCACATATACAGGTGCCGGAGGTAACGGGAAACGATCTGCCTTCCACCCTCTCTTCCCGGATCATTTCCGGTCTTCTCCGAAAAGAACTGGGTTTCAGCGGTCTGACAGTCACGGATTCCATGGGCATGGGAGCCATAACAAGACGATGGGAACCTGGAGAAGCGGCGGTTCTGGCTGTAGAAGCGGGAATCGATCTCATTCTGAATCCTCAATCGCCGGAAGAAGCTTTCGAAGCCCTTGTTCAAGCCTGCAGGGAAGGACGCCTGACGCCGGAGCGAATTGATGAATCGGTATACAGGATTATCTCAGTCAAAATGGATTTCAACATAATGGATGACTCAGGACAATATGTTTATATGTCGGATCGGACCATTAATCCTGAAACCCTTCTGGGCAGCGAAGAGCATAAATATTTTTTGCATAACTGA
- a CDS encoding NADH:flavin oxidoreductase/NADH oxidase, whose amino-acid sequence MSELFKTFNLKNVSLRNRIVMPPMCMYSAGEDGLATEWHQFHYRTRAQGGAALIIQEATAVEPRGRISDRDLGIWNDDHIPALSAVVEGIKAEGAVPAIQLAHAGRKCTVLAEDIIAPSPLNFDESDKSYKTPREMNRNDIDEVVDSFRDAARRAGDAGYQVLEIHGAHGYLISEFLSPLTNRRTDDFGGSPEKRAELLRRVIRAVRTVWNKEKLLMVRVSGEDWKEGGNKAADIAAILNLVKEEGVDIIHVSTGGVDPDAVIPVGPAFQIPAAGTIREQTGLPVIGGGLVTDYERGEKILTDGDADLVFFGRELLRNPYFPLLSAKAKGIKTAYTPVQYERAL is encoded by the coding sequence ATGAGTGAGCTTTTTAAAACTTTCAACCTGAAAAACGTTTCCCTGCGAAACAGGATAGTCATGCCTCCCATGTGCATGTACAGCGCCGGCGAGGACGGTCTGGCAACGGAATGGCATCAGTTCCATTACCGGACGAGAGCCCAGGGCGGAGCAGCCCTTATCATCCAGGAAGCGACGGCTGTCGAACCGCGGGGAAGGATTTCCGACCGGGACCTTGGAATATGGAACGATGATCACATTCCGGCCCTCAGCGCGGTAGTGGAAGGCATAAAAGCCGAAGGAGCTGTTCCGGCCATACAGCTGGCTCATGCCGGCCGTAAATGCACTGTTCTTGCAGAAGATATCATAGCGCCCTCTCCACTCAATTTCGATGAATCCGACAAGAGTTACAAAACCCCCAGAGAGATGAATCGCAATGATATCGATGAGGTTGTGGATTCTTTCCGCGATGCCGCGCGACGCGCTGGCGATGCCGGTTATCAGGTTCTGGAAATCCATGGAGCCCACGGCTACCTTATAAGCGAATTTCTCTCTCCCCTCACAAACAGAAGAACCGATGATTTCGGCGGATCACCGGAAAAGAGAGCGGAACTTCTGCGCCGGGTTATCAGAGCGGTACGCACCGTATGGAATAAAGAGAAGCTGCTGATGGTTCGCGTCTCCGGCGAGGATTGGAAAGAAGGGGGAAATAAGGCAGCCGACATTGCGGCCATTCTCAACCTTGTAAAAGAGGAAGGGGTCGATATTATCCACGTCAGTACCGGCGGGGTGGATCCCGATGCCGTAATTCCAGTCGGTCCGGCTTTCCAGATTCCTGCGGCCGGAACAATCAGAGAACAGACCGGATTGCCTGTCATCGGCGGAGGTCTGGTAACGGACTATGAAAGGGGAGAGAAGATTCTGACAGACGGAGATGCCGATCTGGTATTTTTCGGAAGGGAATTGCTCCGGAACCCCTATTTCCCTCTGCTCAGTGCCAAGGCGAAGGGAATAAAAACCGCATATACTCCGGTTCAATACGAAAGAGCTTTATAA
- a CDS encoding arsenate reductase family protein has protein sequence MSEYVLYQYPTCSTCRKAIKWLDGRDFKYNSHHIVEETPAAAEIKNLIEKSGLPFRKFFNTSGKRYRELGIKDRLEQMTADDAAELLASDGMLLKRPIIIKNEIVLVGFKETEWSHNL, from the coding sequence ATGTCTGAATACGTACTCTATCAATATCCCACCTGCTCCACCTGCCGGAAAGCGATAAAATGGCTCGACGGCAGAGACTTCAAATATAATTCACACCATATTGTGGAAGAGACTCCCGCTGCCGCGGAAATAAAAAACCTGATAGAAAAGAGCGGCCTGCCTTTCCGCAAGTTCTTCAACACTTCGGGAAAACGGTACAGGGAACTGGGGATCAAAGACAGACTTGAGCAAATGACTGCCGATGATGCGGCAGAACTACTGGCTTCCGACGGAATGCTCCTCAAGAGACCGATAATTATCAAAAACGAAATCGTGCTGGTAGGCTTTAAAGAAACGGAATGGAGTCATAACCTATGA
- a CDS encoding chalcone isomerase family protein produces MKNAILTLLFTLMLVPAFAGTTIAGVSVSDSVSYEGINFNLNGAGIRTKVVIRLYVGSLYTAQSVSDSGPVLDGPVPSVIRLDIISKIITSELMRETIEEGFDKAMGGNTAPLRKEIDDFIAIFSDEISKGDQFTFVSLPGISLTAYKGSRKLATINNDRFRQTLFTIWLGDDPADGRLKKAMLDN; encoded by the coding sequence ATGAAAAATGCCATTTTAACTCTCCTGTTCACTTTAATGCTGGTTCCCGCTTTCGCCGGAACAACAATAGCGGGAGTCTCTGTCAGCGACAGCGTTTCCTATGAGGGAATAAATTTCAATCTGAACGGCGCAGGAATCCGGACAAAAGTGGTGATCCGCCTCTATGTCGGATCTCTATATACGGCTCAGTCCGTATCGGATTCCGGGCCGGTCCTAGACGGTCCGGTTCCTTCAGTCATCCGCCTGGATATTATCTCGAAAATCATAACCAGCGAGCTTATGAGAGAGACTATAGAAGAGGGATTTGACAAAGCGATGGGCGGCAACACAGCCCCGCTGAGAAAAGAGATTGATGACTTCATAGCCATTTTCAGCGACGAAATCAGTAAAGGGGACCAATTCACTTTTGTGAGTCTGCCCGGAATCAGCCTCACAGCCTACAAGGGAAGCAGGAAACTGGCCACAATCAATAATGACAGGTTCAGACAAACCCTCTTTACGATTTGGCTTGGAGACGACCCTGCCGATGGCAGGCTGAAAAAGGCGATGCTCGATAACTGA
- a CDS encoding ATP-binding protein codes for MFDRLSKEGLESFARLISNIPMIFYVLDREWTFLLSEGAGLKELGLKPGEVVGRNAKEMYKDYPGIIQAIEKAFHGETMKMNHYVGPLFFENYIVPLYDSQGKIEGVAGASFDASEKKRTEEELEKTLRFQNALINSIPGMLYMYSAEGKLKVWNNAHEKITGYSSEELLDRNLMDWYANDPESQIAVTRGLEKTVSEGFGEAEANLQCKDGRAIPFYFTACPLVVDGEDYFVGMGVDISSRKKAERELQELNKTLELKIQDRTDELEKVNAHLKNTNLDLIRTNDQLRQMQAYAIETEKMAALGGLVAGVAHEVNTPLGIGITASTYLKSLSGEFIEAIETNSVSKSQMIDYLEKIESSSLIIHKNLEKAGRLINSFKQLSIDQSDEPMRSLDLEEYLTEILFTLSPALKKTDIAINIDSPEEIRIITYPGAFSQIITNLIMNSINHGFDSGESGRIDISLREEEDFTVIDYRDNGKGMTEDVKSRIFEPFFTTRRNLGGTGLGLSVVYTLVTQKFQGSISCYSAPGKGTQFLLHLKSILT; via the coding sequence GTGTTCGATCGGTTATCAAAAGAAGGTCTCGAAAGTTTTGCGCGCCTCATTTCCAATATCCCGATGATTTTCTACGTCCTGGACAGGGAGTGGACTTTTCTGCTGTCGGAAGGCGCCGGTCTAAAAGAACTGGGACTCAAACCGGGTGAAGTCGTAGGCAGAAACGCCAAAGAAATGTACAAAGACTATCCAGGCATAATTCAAGCCATTGAGAAGGCCTTCCATGGTGAAACCATGAAGATGAATCACTATGTGGGCCCCTTGTTTTTTGAGAATTATATTGTCCCCCTCTACGACAGCCAGGGGAAAATTGAAGGTGTAGCCGGTGCTTCCTTCGATGCATCAGAGAAAAAAAGGACCGAAGAGGAACTGGAAAAAACTCTGCGGTTTCAAAACGCTCTTATCAACAGCATTCCCGGTATGCTTTATATGTACAGTGCCGAAGGCAAACTGAAAGTGTGGAATAACGCTCATGAAAAAATTACCGGTTACAGTTCTGAAGAGCTGCTGGATCGGAACCTCATGGATTGGTATGCCAATGATCCGGAAAGCCAGATAGCTGTAACCAGAGGGCTTGAAAAAACTGTTTCAGAAGGATTCGGGGAAGCGGAAGCCAATCTGCAATGCAAAGACGGGAGAGCCATTCCTTTTTATTTTACCGCCTGTCCTCTGGTTGTCGACGGCGAAGATTATTTTGTGGGAATGGGCGTTGATATCAGTTCGAGAAAAAAAGCGGAACGGGAGCTTCAGGAGCTGAATAAAACACTGGAGCTTAAGATTCAGGATAGAACCGATGAGCTGGAAAAGGTGAATGCCCATCTCAAAAATACGAATCTTGATCTGATCCGGACTAATGATCAGCTCCGGCAGATGCAGGCTTATGCCATTGAAACTGAAAAAATGGCGGCTTTGGGCGGTCTCGTCGCAGGTGTGGCACATGAAGTGAACACGCCTCTGGGAATCGGAATTACGGCTTCGACTTATCTGAAGAGCCTGAGCGGAGAATTTATTGAAGCCATAGAAACGAACAGCGTTTCCAAAAGCCAGATGATTGACTATCTGGAAAAAATCGAAAGTTCATCACTGATAATTCATAAGAATCTGGAGAAAGCGGGTCGGCTGATCAATAGTTTCAAGCAGTTGTCCATCGATCAGTCCGATGAACCGATGCGCTCTCTCGACCTTGAGGAATACCTGACGGAAATTCTTTTCACTCTTTCTCCTGCATTGAAGAAAACCGATATTGCTATCAATATTGATTCTCCTGAAGAAATCCGTATTATCACCTATCCCGGTGCTTTTTCTCAAATAATCACAAATCTCATTATGAATTCGATCAATCATGGGTTCGATTCCGGGGAATCGGGGAGAATAGATATTTCATTAAGAGAAGAAGAAGATTTTACTGTCATAGATTACAGAGATAATGGAAAGGGCATGACAGAAGACGTAAAATCGCGTATATTCGAACCCTTTTTTACAACAAGACGGAATCTGGGGGGAACAGGACTGGGACTGTCTGTTGTGTATACTCTTGTGACTCAAAAATTTCAGGGCTCCATTTCCTGCTATAGCGCTCCGGGGAAAGGAACGCAGTTTCTACTGCATCTTAAATCGATACTCACATAA
- a CDS encoding MATE family efflux transporter, with amino-acid sequence MDKQKNLREMPIGRLLWSFSLPSIIAMVVNAIYNVVDRIFIGRFAGEEALAALTIAFPVMMIIFALATLIASGSSALMSIELGRKNSLKAGQIFGNAITMGVILTIAVVLILQWKMDAVLKLFGAEAGTLALAKSYLRIILGGFIFNMLAFVFNFTVRTEGQARLPMFAMILSALTNIVLDALFVIVFGWGVEGAAAATIIGQFLGFLFLLSFYLRKKSSIHLHREDFRLQGAIMKSILLTGMATFMGTVGNSLAIGFLNQRLSLYGGTQAITSMGAINSLFTLFFMPLMGLQQGMQPIVGFNHGAEQHDRVNGTMKLAMIWATAFSTFVFICLRLFPVTLLGLFIDPSSPTMITAVEGLNIFFMMLPIVGVNILGVSFFQATAQGTKALILSTLRQFLFLIPLLVILPPGLGLKGVWVSIPVADGLAILITALALLLDYRKRENSHKRQSGLQLESVGKIG; translated from the coding sequence ATGGATAAACAAAAAAACTTAAGAGAGATGCCTATCGGCAGGCTTCTCTGGTCCTTTTCTCTCCCTTCAATTATCGCCATGGTGGTTAATGCCATATATAACGTCGTAGACAGAATCTTCATCGGCCGCTTTGCCGGGGAGGAAGCTCTCGCAGCGCTTACCATCGCCTTTCCCGTTATGATGATAATCTTTGCCCTGGCGACTCTTATCGCCAGCGGTTCCTCAGCTCTCATGTCTATAGAACTGGGTAGAAAAAACAGTCTTAAGGCCGGGCAGATTTTCGGAAACGCCATAACAATGGGAGTCATTCTCACTATTGCCGTCGTCCTCATTCTCCAATGGAAAATGGACGCGGTTCTCAAGCTTTTCGGTGCCGAAGCGGGGACTCTGGCTCTGGCAAAATCCTATTTGAGAATCATTCTCGGTGGATTCATTTTTAATATGCTGGCTTTCGTTTTCAATTTTACAGTCCGGACTGAAGGGCAGGCCCGTCTTCCCATGTTTGCCATGATTCTCTCAGCACTGACGAATATCGTTCTCGATGCCCTCTTTGTCATTGTTTTCGGCTGGGGGGTGGAAGGAGCGGCGGCGGCAACCATCATCGGCCAGTTTCTGGGATTTCTTTTCCTTCTGTCCTTCTACCTCAGAAAAAAAAGTTCAATCCACCTTCACAGAGAGGACTTCCGTCTGCAGGGCGCTATCATGAAAAGCATACTGCTCACCGGTATGGCTACATTTATGGGGACTGTCGGAAACAGCCTGGCTATCGGGTTTCTCAATCAGAGGCTGAGTCTCTACGGCGGAACTCAGGCCATTACATCCATGGGGGCCATCAACAGTCTGTTTACACTTTTCTTTATGCCGCTCATGGGGCTTCAGCAGGGAATGCAGCCTATTGTCGGTTTCAATCACGGAGCGGAACAGCATGACAGAGTAAACGGGACAATGAAGCTGGCCATGATCTGGGCGACTGCTTTCTCAACCTTTGTTTTTATCTGCCTGAGGCTCTTTCCCGTTACGCTTCTCGGTCTTTTTATCGATCCTTCCTCACCCACCATGATTACGGCGGTGGAAGGACTCAATATCTTCTTCATGATGCTTCCCATTGTCGGAGTCAACATTCTGGGTGTTTCCTTCTTTCAGGCGACGGCTCAGGGGACAAAAGCCCTTATTCTCAGTACCCTGAGACAGTTTCTCTTTCTCATTCCCCTTCTGGTCATACTGCCTCCCGGACTGGGGCTTAAAGGCGTCTGGGTTTCAATCCCGGTTGCCGACGGGCTGGCCATACTGATCACGGCTCTGGCATTGCTGCTGGACTACAGGAAAAGAGAGAATTCCCATAAAAGGCAAAGCGGTTTACAATTGGAATCAGTCGGAAAAATCGGATAG
- a CDS encoding MarR family transcriptional regulator, with amino-acid sequence MDSPEDILSLFHLKRDLNELYFKGFFQIYDFPEGLNPTHMLTLIHLDHAGPSPMTQISHLMQLEKGSFTPVAGKLVEMGFIRKDKNREDKRISELHLTESGLKLVTDFKEEHKGFILERISLLPEKEQREYFSLMNRLNELDSIIIGELSRPDN; translated from the coding sequence GTGGATTCCCCCGAAGACATACTGAGCCTGTTTCATTTGAAAAGAGATCTCAATGAGCTGTATTTCAAGGGTTTTTTTCAAATCTATGATTTCCCCGAAGGGCTGAATCCCACCCATATGCTTACTCTGATTCATCTGGATCATGCCGGACCTTCGCCAATGACCCAGATCAGTCACTTAATGCAGCTCGAGAAAGGCTCTTTTACTCCCGTCGCGGGAAAACTGGTTGAGATGGGGTTTATCCGCAAAGACAAAAACAGGGAAGATAAGAGAATTTCGGAACTCCATCTGACCGAATCGGGACTAAAGCTGGTAACCGATTTCAAAGAGGAGCATAAAGGCTTTATTCTGGAACGGATTTCTCTTCTTCCCGAAAAAGAGCAGAGAGAATACTTCTCTCTGATGAATCGTTTGAATGAACTGGATTCGATTATTATCGGGGAATTATCCAGACCCGATAATTGA
- a CDS encoding nitroreductase family protein, with product MELFEAIAKRYSYRGEFTDQKVPEEDLVHIVQAGIQAPSGKNSQTTEFVIITDKADIEAIAGIIGYKYLKTAPALIAVFSDTSPTMSGYSFYREDYAAAVENILLAVTAYGYSSLWIDGALRSENRIERISKLLNAPADRLLTVVLPVGKAVNEGVQNSKKPFGERAWFGRYGS from the coding sequence ATGGAGCTTTTCGAAGCCATTGCAAAGAGATACAGCTATCGCGGAGAATTTACAGACCAGAAGGTACCTGAAGAAGATCTTGTTCATATCGTCCAGGCGGGAATACAAGCTCCTTCGGGGAAAAACTCACAGACAACAGAATTTGTTATAATCACCGACAAGGCTGACATTGAAGCCATAGCCGGAATCATCGGCTATAAATATCTGAAAACTGCACCGGCCCTCATCGCCGTTTTTTCCGATACCAGCCCTACCATGAGCGGTTATTCCTTCTACAGAGAGGATTACGCTGCAGCTGTGGAAAACATTCTGCTGGCTGTAACAGCCTATGGATACAGCTCCCTCTGGATCGATGGCGCTTTGCGAAGCGAAAACAGAATTGAAAGAATCTCAAAACTTCTGAACGCACCGGCAGACCGTCTGCTTACCGTTGTTCTTCCCGTCGGAAAAGCCGTCAATGAAGGTGTGCAGAACAGTAAAAAGCCATTCGGTGAAAGGGCCTGGTTCGGACGTTACGGAAGTTGA